A window of Ruania suaedae contains these coding sequences:
- the mtrA gene encoding MtrAB system response regulator MtrA, with protein MNARVLVVDDDAALAEMIGIVLQSEGFETEFCSNGSAALEAFHSLQPDLILLDLMLPGMDGIEICRRIRVESGVPIIMLTARGDTADVVEGLEAGADDYMTKPAKPTELVARVRARLRGRDTEGSERLLIGDLVVDVPGHRVTRGEEIISLTPLEFDLLVALARKPWQVFSREVLLEQVWGYRHQADTRLVNVHVQRLRAKVERDPENPEVVVTVRGVGYRAGTPVQ; from the coding sequence ATGAACGCACGCGTCCTGGTGGTCGACGACGATGCCGCGCTCGCGGAGATGATCGGCATCGTCCTGCAGTCGGAGGGGTTCGAGACCGAGTTCTGCTCGAACGGCTCAGCAGCGCTGGAGGCGTTCCACTCCCTCCAGCCGGACCTGATCCTGCTGGACCTGATGCTGCCCGGGATGGACGGCATCGAGATCTGCCGCCGCATCCGTGTCGAGTCCGGCGTCCCGATCATCATGCTGACGGCGCGGGGGGACACCGCCGACGTCGTGGAGGGCCTGGAGGCGGGCGCCGACGACTACATGACCAAGCCGGCCAAGCCCACCGAGCTGGTCGCCCGGGTCCGGGCCCGGCTACGGGGCCGTGACACCGAGGGCTCCGAACGACTGCTGATCGGCGATCTCGTGGTCGACGTGCCCGGGCACCGGGTCACCCGCGGCGAGGAGATCATCTCCCTCACCCCGCTGGAGTTCGACCTGCTGGTGGCGCTGGCGCGCAAGCCGTGGCAGGTCTTCTCCCGCGAGGTGCTGCTCGAGCAGGTGTGGGGCTACCGCCACCAGGCCGACACCCGGCTGGTCAACGTGCACGTGCAGCGGCTGCGCGCCAAGGTCGAGCGTGACCCGGAGAACCCGGAGGTCGTCGTGACCGTGCGCGGCGTCGGCTACCGGGCAGGCACCCCGGTCCAGTGA
- a CDS encoding TetR/AcrR family transcriptional regulator, with amino-acid sequence MAGERTDSAGGARLALIETGIRSFGRSGFGVGLREVALEAGLTAGSITYFFGGKKGLVAACDEHVMAEVRAQLPAILSSRKKTARLRGDAQRHLANLEYLMRALRESPAVLAEMEELLTGVACRQLEHASTTPPDRVELQARAAEVVRRSLGIAMLDHALEPPRTAADLAAFVTSSRDLSQQLASELATDSPP; translated from the coding sequence GTGGCAGGCGAACGGACCGACAGTGCAGGCGGCGCGCGCCTCGCACTCATCGAGACCGGGATCCGGAGTTTCGGCCGGTCCGGATTCGGCGTGGGGCTGCGCGAGGTCGCGCTCGAGGCGGGACTGACGGCGGGTTCGATCACGTATTTCTTCGGGGGGAAGAAAGGGCTGGTCGCCGCCTGCGACGAGCACGTCATGGCCGAGGTGCGGGCACAGCTGCCCGCGATCCTCAGCTCTCGGAAGAAGACCGCACGGCTGCGCGGTGACGCGCAACGGCACCTCGCCAATCTCGAGTACCTGATGCGGGCGTTGCGGGAGTCCCCGGCGGTGCTGGCCGAGATGGAGGAGCTGCTGACCGGCGTCGCCTGCCGCCAGCTCGAGCACGCCTCGACGACGCCTCCGGATCGTGTCGAACTACAGGCGAGAGCGGCGGAGGTGGTCCGGCGATCACTCGGCATCGCCATGCTCGACCATGCGCTCGAGCCACCCCGCACGGCCGCTGACCTCGCCGCCTTCGTCACGAGCAGCCGGGACCTCTCCCAGCAACTCGCCAGTGAACTCGCTACGGATTCACCACCGTGA
- a CDS encoding DUF4129 domain-containing protein gives MSATIVREVPLTPSADEARQWAEEELRKGVYSTEPTLLERVLDWLRELWDRINSLEGTLGPVLIPVVVLVAVGAVVLVAMLLGGPVRRRRAAAAGGASITVLDDDDRTAADLRAAAEAAHAAGQPGLAVLERYRAIVRSLDERAILTDRAGRTAHEAATDGGARLPEVADQLQEASRLFDAVAYGEAAATGEQYLWVRSVDEQVSRTRPQRRRQQAVMSG, from the coding sequence ATGAGCGCGACCATCGTCCGCGAGGTGCCGCTGACGCCCTCCGCCGACGAGGCGCGCCAGTGGGCCGAGGAGGAGCTGCGCAAGGGGGTCTACAGCACCGAGCCGACGCTGCTCGAGCGCGTGCTGGACTGGCTGCGCGAATTGTGGGACCGCATCAACAGCCTGGAGGGGACCCTCGGCCCGGTGCTGATCCCGGTGGTGGTGCTGGTCGCCGTCGGGGCGGTGGTGCTGGTGGCGATGCTGCTCGGGGGCCCGGTGCGGCGACGCCGGGCGGCCGCGGCCGGTGGCGCGAGCATCACCGTGCTCGACGATGACGACCGCACCGCGGCAGACCTGCGCGCCGCCGCCGAGGCCGCACACGCGGCCGGGCAACCAGGGCTGGCGGTGCTCGAGCGGTACCGCGCGATCGTGCGCTCGCTGGACGAGCGGGCCATCCTCACCGACCGTGCCGGCCGCACCGCCCACGAGGCCGCGACCGACGGCGGCGCCCGCCTACCCGAGGTGGCGGACCAGCTGCAGGAGGCCTCCCGCCTCTTCGACGCCGTCGCCTACGGCGAGGCGGCCGCCACCGGTGAGCAGTACCTGTGGGTGCGGTCCGTGGACGAGCAGGTCAGCCGGACCCGCCCGCAGCGCCGCCGGCAGCAGGCGGTGATGAGCGGATGA
- the mtrB gene encoding MtrAB system histidine kinase MtrB, with translation MTGGAPARSALRSRLRRWWHRGGSRALAYSRFWRLAWGRSLRLRVAFFTVVVGTIALALLATVLSDQVRDGLFEQRRDQVLADAANRAEQAQQRFDGATVSTAQDAQLLANDMVESIQATAVDSEGALLLPAPGSSAGAAILPPATDQSLRSIIDDELQEAIAESSFQQWQSVGLGEGEQQVPAIAVGSPVTIPVAGNYQLFMVYSLAAQQAQLDLLQRVLAVGAVTLALLLVVMTWYITRRVLDPVQQAARTAELLADGNLTERMQVRGHDELARLGRSFNEMATSLQDQIERLAALSRMQQRFVSDVSHELRTPLTTVRMAAEVLYRARGDLPPVQARSAELLQTQLDRFESLLVDLLEISRFDAGAAVLEVEEADLRGVVERVVGLTEPLAAERGSRIIVHVPDEPCTADMDTRRVERVLRNLLVNAVEHGEGEPIEVRVAMHETALAVLVRDHGIGMTLPEAERVFDRFWRADPARTRTLGGTGLGLAIALEDARLHGGTLDAWGRPGDGAAFRLLLPRRAGLEIGTPPLALAPRSVGEPPVPEADPAGPAALPPLMTPAFGELLGPWDTGERPGRSPEGSR, from the coding sequence GTGACCGGCGGCGCGCCGGCGAGGTCCGCCCTGCGATCGAGGCTGAGGCGCTGGTGGCACCGCGGGGGGTCCCGGGCGCTCGCCTACTCCCGGTTCTGGCGCCTGGCCTGGGGTCGCTCGCTGCGCCTGCGGGTGGCGTTCTTCACCGTGGTGGTCGGCACGATCGCCCTGGCCCTGCTCGCCACCGTGCTCTCGGATCAGGTACGCGATGGGTTGTTCGAGCAGCGCCGCGACCAGGTGCTCGCCGACGCGGCCAACCGGGCCGAACAGGCGCAGCAGCGCTTCGACGGCGCGACCGTGAGCACCGCCCAGGACGCCCAGCTGCTCGCCAACGACATGGTCGAGTCCATCCAGGCGACCGCGGTCGACAGCGAGGGCGCGCTGCTGCTGCCTGCGCCGGGCTCGTCCGCGGGCGCGGCCATCCTCCCGCCGGCCACCGACCAGTCGCTGCGCAGCATCATCGACGACGAGCTGCAGGAGGCGATTGCCGAGTCCAGCTTCCAGCAGTGGCAGTCGGTGGGGCTGGGTGAGGGCGAGCAGCAGGTCCCGGCGATCGCGGTCGGCTCACCGGTCACGATCCCGGTGGCCGGCAACTACCAGCTGTTCATGGTCTACTCTTTGGCCGCCCAGCAGGCCCAGCTCGACCTGCTGCAGCGGGTGCTCGCCGTCGGGGCGGTCACCCTGGCACTGCTGCTGGTGGTGATGACCTGGTACATCACGCGGCGGGTGCTGGACCCGGTGCAGCAGGCGGCCCGCACGGCCGAGCTGCTGGCCGACGGGAACCTCACCGAACGCATGCAGGTGCGTGGCCACGACGAACTCGCCCGGCTCGGGCGTTCCTTCAACGAGATGGCCACCAGCCTGCAGGATCAGATCGAGCGCCTCGCTGCCCTCTCGCGCATGCAGCAGCGGTTCGTCTCCGATGTCTCCCACGAGCTGCGGACCCCGCTGACCACGGTCCGGATGGCCGCCGAGGTGCTCTACCGCGCCCGCGGCGACCTGCCGCCGGTGCAGGCGCGCTCGGCCGAGCTGCTGCAGACCCAGCTGGACCGGTTCGAGAGCCTGCTGGTGGACCTGCTGGAGATCTCCCGCTTCGACGCCGGCGCCGCGGTGCTGGAGGTGGAGGAGGCCGACCTGCGCGGTGTGGTCGAACGCGTCGTGGGCCTCACCGAACCGCTGGCCGCCGAACGGGGCTCGCGCATCATCGTCCACGTCCCGGACGAACCCTGCACGGCCGACATGGACACCCGGCGCGTCGAGCGCGTCCTGCGCAACCTGCTGGTCAACGCCGTCGAGCACGGCGAGGGCGAGCCCATCGAGGTCCGGGTCGCGATGCACGAGACAGCCCTGGCGGTGCTCGTCCGCGATCACGGGATCGGGATGACTCTGCCGGAGGCCGAGCGGGTCTTCGACCGCTTCTGGCGTGCCGACCCCGCTCGGACCCGCACGCTCGGGGGGACGGGGCTGGGGCTGGCGATCGCCCTCGAGGACGCTCGGCTGCACGGGGGCACCTTGGACGCCTGGGGCCGTCCGGGGGACGGTGCCGCGTTCCGGCTGCTGCTGCCCCGGCGTGCCGGGCTGGAGATCGGCACCCCGCCGCTGGCGCTGGCCCCCCGCAGTGTCGGGGAGCCACCCGTGCCCGAGGCGGACCCGGCCGGACCCGCGGCGCTGCCACCGCTGATGACGCCCGCCTTCGGTGAGCTCCTCGGCCCCTGGGACACCGGTGAGCGCCCCGGCCGTTCGCCGGAGGGATCACGATGA
- a CDS encoding DUF58 domain-containing protein, which yields MAITGRTVLLVLLGAVPVLLAPQVTTVAVWAGAVALLVALDVLLAAAIGPLEVERSTAGAVRRGEQVESVLTLTNLGRRTARGLVRDAWQPSAGATGNRHRLRIPPEDGQRVRTPLRPTRRGDVRADRVTIRTYGPLGLAARQASRDVPGIVRVLPEFSSRRHLPSRLARLREMDGRTAVNVRGQGTEFDSLREYVVGDDVRAIDWRATARRSEVVVRTWRPERDRRVLIVLDSSRLSAARLGDAPRIDASIEAALLLTALATKAGDRVDLLAIDSSVQARVRGTHGPAVMAALADALSQVTPSLVEPDWARITQEVRDTLSQRALVVLLTGLEAGATETGMLPAVATIARDHQVILGSATDPAAEELRRGRETSADLFDAAAAERSDLEREALAARMQRGGSEIVERVPEALPPAVADTYLALKAAGRL from the coding sequence ATGGCGATCACCGGTCGGACCGTCCTGCTGGTCCTGCTCGGCGCGGTGCCGGTGCTGCTGGCGCCCCAGGTCACCACGGTGGCCGTGTGGGCCGGCGCCGTCGCGCTGCTGGTTGCTCTCGATGTGCTGCTCGCCGCCGCGATCGGTCCGCTCGAGGTGGAACGCAGCACGGCCGGAGCGGTGCGCCGTGGTGAGCAGGTCGAATCGGTGCTCACGCTGACGAACCTCGGGCGGCGGACCGCTCGCGGGCTGGTGCGCGACGCGTGGCAACCCAGCGCCGGTGCGACCGGCAACCGGCACCGGCTGCGGATCCCGCCCGAGGACGGTCAGCGGGTACGGACCCCGCTGCGCCCGACCCGGCGCGGCGACGTCCGCGCCGACCGGGTGACGATCCGCACGTACGGACCGCTCGGTCTGGCAGCCCGGCAGGCCTCCCGGGACGTGCCCGGCATCGTGCGGGTGCTGCCCGAGTTCTCCTCGCGTCGTCACCTGCCCTCCCGTCTCGCCCGGCTGCGCGAGATGGACGGCCGGACGGCGGTCAACGTGCGGGGGCAGGGCACCGAGTTCGACTCGCTGCGGGAGTACGTGGTCGGCGACGACGTGCGCGCCATCGACTGGCGCGCGACGGCGCGGCGCTCGGAGGTGGTGGTGCGCACCTGGCGCCCGGAGCGGGACCGCCGAGTGCTGATCGTGCTGGACTCCTCCCGGCTGTCCGCCGCCCGGCTCGGGGATGCTCCCCGGATCGACGCCTCGATCGAGGCGGCGCTGCTGCTGACGGCGCTCGCGACCAAGGCCGGGGACCGGGTGGACCTGCTGGCCATCGACTCCAGCGTGCAGGCGCGGGTGCGCGGCACGCACGGGCCGGCCGTGATGGCTGCCCTGGCCGATGCGCTCTCGCAGGTGACGCCGTCGTTGGTGGAGCCCGACTGGGCGCGGATCACGCAGGAGGTGCGCGACACCCTCTCCCAGCGGGCGCTGGTGGTGCTGCTGACCGGCCTGGAGGCCGGGGCCACCGAGACCGGGATGCTGCCGGCCGTGGCGACCATCGCGCGCGACCACCAGGTGATCCTCGGCTCGGCGACCGACCCGGCCGCCGAGGAGCTGCGCCGCGGCCGGGAGACCTCGGCCGACCTCTTCGACGCCGCCGCCGCCGAGCGTAGCGACCTCGAGCGCGAGGCCCTCGCGGCCCGGATGCAGCGCGGGGGCAGCGAGATCGTCGAGCGGGTGCCCGAGGCGCTGCCGCCGGCGGTCGCCGACACCTATCTGGCGCTGAAGGCGGCCGGCCGGCTCTGA
- a CDS encoding DUF4350 domain-containing protein, translating to MSTITARGQRLAEPRSADSGRRSNRRGLLIAACAVVVLLAGTVVLGILVPRESSEPLAPANPEPDGARAAAQILSERGVEVQEVTTTRAVLEAAGPGSTLLITDPQDLRESQLRALREVGADVVVTNLGFSPIEALTEQVTVSGGGAQGTYAAECGDEHASAAEEITTAGPGVLPTGNVEGCFPLEGEEGAYAFATWREGEQRWSVLPNPYPLTNEGLAQAGNAALTLRLLGQHEHLTWYVPDPADPFGTSSDGAPTPVIPTAVWWFSGLLALTLVLWRGRHLGRVVVEPLPVVVRATETIRGRGRLYRRARAFGHAGAALRAGTVRRLARRTGLARTAQPGEVVDALARASGRRPEEIDSLLYGPPPTDDATLLTLTHALDTLEGEVHRS from the coding sequence ATGAGCACCATCACCGCGCGCGGGCAGCGGCTGGCCGAACCTCGCAGCGCCGACTCCGGTCGCCGGTCCAACCGCCGCGGCCTGCTCATCGCAGCCTGCGCCGTGGTGGTGCTGCTCGCCGGCACGGTGGTGCTGGGCATCCTGGTCCCGCGCGAGAGCAGCGAACCCCTCGCACCGGCCAATCCCGAACCGGACGGGGCCCGCGCCGCAGCCCAGATCCTCTCCGAGCGCGGTGTCGAGGTCCAGGAGGTCACCACCACCCGCGCGGTGCTGGAGGCGGCCGGCCCGGGCAGCACCCTGCTGATCACCGACCCGCAGGACCTGCGCGAGTCCCAGTTGCGCGCACTACGGGAGGTGGGGGCCGACGTCGTGGTCACGAATCTCGGCTTCTCCCCGATCGAGGCGCTCACCGAGCAGGTCACGGTCTCCGGTGGCGGCGCGCAGGGCACCTACGCCGCCGAGTGCGGCGACGAGCACGCGAGCGCCGCCGAGGAGATCACCACCGCCGGGCCAGGGGTGCTGCCGACCGGGAACGTGGAGGGCTGCTTCCCCCTCGAGGGCGAGGAGGGCGCCTATGCGTTCGCCACCTGGCGCGAGGGCGAGCAGCGCTGGTCCGTCCTGCCCAACCCCTACCCGCTGACCAACGAAGGGCTCGCGCAGGCCGGCAACGCCGCCCTGACGCTGCGCCTGCTCGGCCAGCACGAGCACCTGACCTGGTACGTGCCCGACCCCGCCGACCCGTTCGGAACCTCCTCCGACGGCGCACCCACCCCGGTCATCCCGACGGCGGTGTGGTGGTTCTCCGGCCTGCTCGCCCTGACTCTGGTGCTCTGGCGCGGCCGGCACCTGGGCCGCGTGGTCGTCGAACCGCTGCCCGTGGTGGTCCGGGCCACCGAGACCATCCGCGGCCGCGGCCGGCTCTACCGCCGTGCCCGCGCCTTCGGGCACGCCGGTGCCGCGCTGCGCGCCGGGACAGTGCGCCGGCTGGCCCGGCGCACCGGCCTGGCCCGCACCGCCCAGCCCGGGGAGGTGGTGGACGCGCTCGCCCGGGCGAGCGGACGCCGTCCGGAGGAGATCGACTCCCTGCTCTACGGTCCGCCACCCACCGACGACGCCACTCTGCTCACCCTGACGCACGCCCTGGACACCTTGGAAGGCGAGGTTCACCGCTCATGA
- a CDS encoding DUF7544 domain-containing protein — MSYPGSPPPEGSGWGAPDAGGGWGAPRPGGYQHPDHQQPGPQQPGQPSPQQPSQYGQPAGPPPPQGGPAGYGQYGQGAPGGQPGQPGQTGHGGYGGFDPHSGFAPQPGVIPLRPLTLGELYDGAIRSIRANPAVMFALSAVLVSLSVAVEGIATWGIMEELNTLLANPEDPAMFEGGMSSLYATLQSALLGAGISAAVSFLVTTILTGLLIHSVSQSVIGRKMSLGEVWASTRGQIPRLLGLSLVISLMLIAVLAIMIGLILLATLSQEVAVVGVVGLLSALLALVGVIVIVTFTLLATPTLVLERAGILTALRRSFTLTRRAFWRILGIYLLTQLLVFVIASAVSYPIGAVGGLFGSVTAIGVASLIGSAITLTVTTPFVAAVTALLYIDIRIRTEALDVELARAAQDS; from the coding sequence ATGTCGTATCCGGGATCGCCGCCGCCCGAGGGCAGCGGATGGGGCGCACCGGACGCCGGTGGAGGCTGGGGAGCGCCGCGCCCGGGTGGCTATCAGCACCCGGATCACCAGCAGCCCGGCCCGCAGCAACCGGGTCAGCCGAGCCCCCAGCAGCCGAGCCAGTACGGGCAGCCGGCCGGGCCCCCACCGCCCCAGGGCGGGCCCGCGGGGTACGGGCAGTACGGCCAGGGCGCACCGGGCGGGCAGCCCGGCCAGCCTGGGCAGACCGGGCACGGCGGCTACGGCGGATTCGACCCCCACAGCGGCTTCGCCCCCCAGCCCGGAGTCATCCCGCTGCGCCCCCTGACCCTCGGTGAGCTCTACGACGGCGCGATCCGCTCCATCCGCGCCAACCCGGCCGTGATGTTCGCGCTCTCGGCGGTGCTGGTCTCACTCTCGGTGGCCGTTGAAGGGATCGCCACCTGGGGGATCATGGAGGAGCTCAACACCCTCCTGGCCAACCCGGAGGACCCGGCGATGTTCGAGGGGGGCATGTCCAGCCTGTACGCCACCCTCCAGAGCGCGTTGCTGGGCGCCGGTATCTCGGCGGCGGTCTCGTTCCTGGTGACCACGATCCTGACGGGCCTGCTCATCCACTCGGTGAGCCAGTCGGTGATCGGGCGCAAGATGAGCCTCGGTGAGGTCTGGGCGAGCACCCGCGGCCAGATCCCCCGGCTGCTGGGCCTGAGCCTGGTGATCTCGCTGATGCTGATCGCAGTGCTGGCGATCATGATCGGGCTGATCCTGCTGGCCACCCTGAGCCAGGAGGTCGCCGTCGTCGGTGTGGTGGGGCTGCTCTCGGCCCTGTTGGCCCTGGTGGGCGTGATCGTGATTGTCACCTTCACGCTGCTGGCCACCCCGACCCTGGTGCTGGAGCGGGCTGGCATCCTGACGGCGCTGCGCCGCTCCTTCACGCTGACGCGGCGGGCGTTCTGGCGGATCCTGGGCATCTACCTGCTCACCCAGTTGCTCGTGTTCGTGATCGCCTCCGCGGTCAGCTATCCGATCGGCGCGGTCGGGGGCCTCTTCGGCAGTGTCACCGCGATCGGTGTGGCGAGCCTGATCGGCAGCGCGATCACCCTCACCGTGACGACGCCGTTCGTGGCGGCCGTGACGGCGCTGCTCTACATCGACATCCGCATCCGCACCGAGGCCCTCGACGTCGAGCTCGCGCGCGCCGCGCAGGACTCCTGA
- a CDS encoding sigma-70 family RNA polymerase sigma factor, producing MPYAPAEPVPAMIEDADVGMSADDSAALDRVRGGDVGAFEEIYRRHRPAALAAARRVTSSTDAEDAVQLGFLQVLQAVRSGGGPQEHVRAYITTSVRRAAARLRPDGQTAALEVETLSDQAAPGSEGAVLDRMLLTTAFRTLPERWRQVLWLVDVEGRSLREVGADLGLSAGSTSALAYRARERLRTEWLGAHLNSTGAPAQCRPFVARLAGWQRGKVSDRRARGIEDHVEDCTHCQAVLLDLSHASSRLHEAGMLLLLAGAVPQVGHLAAGSWLATRPRGQIAGAAAVAVVIVAIPAVALLGGGLGEASEPAPPAATAPAPPPAPAPAPPSAPDGQDEPDDDSDDEPDAEPDDGEGPPPDSTAPAPAPAPGRAPAPAPSPGLDLPPAMELPAPPVLPAPDVPAPDPTENSTDDPTEDPTEDPTEDPTEDPTEDPTEDPTEDPTEDPTEDPEPPSPPTFDPFQETVSRVMPTLAGSGEPGAAVEILSAAGEVIATTQVDDAGSWSVLPPSIDVAEGVTFSARQIVDGEVSALGTSAPIDLLAPQITNIADGQQVPLETSDVNGNGDLDDVLVTAVGDVGWGMQFRRDDQVSSFVHEASGSPMTFVSSPHVPGPATMSVRYVDLQSDREGAWYSVTFTVVNP from the coding sequence ATGCCCTACGCACCCGCGGAGCCGGTGCCGGCGATGATTGAGGACGCAGACGTCGGCATGAGCGCCGACGACTCGGCCGCGCTGGATCGGGTCCGCGGCGGCGACGTCGGCGCCTTCGAGGAGATCTACCGCCGTCACCGCCCGGCGGCGCTCGCGGCGGCCCGGCGCGTGACGAGCTCCACGGATGCGGAGGACGCCGTCCAGCTGGGTTTCCTGCAGGTCCTGCAGGCCGTGCGCTCGGGGGGCGGGCCGCAGGAGCACGTCCGCGCCTACATCACCACCTCGGTCAGGCGGGCGGCCGCCCGCCTCCGGCCGGATGGTCAGACGGCTGCGCTCGAGGTCGAGACCCTGTCCGATCAGGCGGCCCCCGGGTCCGAGGGGGCGGTGCTCGATCGGATGCTGCTCACGACGGCCTTCCGGACCCTGCCCGAGCGCTGGCGGCAGGTGCTCTGGCTGGTGGACGTCGAGGGGCGTTCGCTGCGCGAGGTCGGCGCTGATCTGGGGCTGAGCGCGGGTAGCACCTCGGCCCTCGCGTATCGCGCCCGCGAGCGCCTGCGCACCGAATGGCTCGGTGCCCACCTCAACAGCACCGGCGCTCCGGCGCAATGCCGTCCCTTCGTGGCTCGTCTGGCCGGGTGGCAGCGCGGCAAGGTCAGCGACCGCCGCGCCCGCGGCATCGAGGATCACGTCGAGGACTGCACGCACTGTCAGGCGGTGCTGCTCGATCTGTCCCACGCGTCCTCGCGCCTGCACGAGGCCGGCATGCTGCTTCTCCTCGCGGGTGCCGTCCCTCAGGTGGGACATCTGGCCGCGGGCTCCTGGCTGGCGACCAGGCCGCGCGGCCAGATCGCGGGTGCCGCAGCGGTGGCCGTGGTGATCGTGGCGATCCCGGCTGTCGCCCTGCTCGGGGGCGGGCTCGGCGAGGCCTCGGAGCCGGCGCCGCCTGCTGCCACGGCTCCGGCGCCGCCTCCCGCACCGGCTCCGGCACCGCCGTCGGCGCCTGACGGCCAGGACGAGCCGGACGACGACTCGGACGACGAGCCGGACGCCGAGCCGGACGACGGCGAAGGGCCGCCGCCGGACTCGACCGCACCCGCCCCAGCACCTGCCCCGGGACGCGCTCCGGCACCGGCACCCAGCCCCGGACTGGACCTGCCTCCCGCGATGGAGTTGCCTGCGCCGCCGGTGCTGCCTGCGCCGGACGTGCCTGCCCCGGACCCGACTGAGAACTCGACCGACGACCCCACCGAGGACCCGACCGAGGACCCCACCGAGGACCCGACCGAGGACCCCACTGAGGACCCGACCGAGGACCCCACTGAGGACCCGACCGAGGACCCGACCGAGGACCCGGAGCCCCCGTCCCCGCCCACCTTCGACCCGTTCCAGGAGACCGTCTCGCGCGTGATGCCCACGCTCGCGGGCAGCGGCGAGCCCGGGGCCGCCGTCGAGATCCTCTCGGCCGCGGGAGAGGTCATCGCGACCACGCAGGTCGACGACGCCGGTAGCTGGAGTGTGCTGCCGCCGAGCATCGACGTGGCCGAGGGCGTGACCTTCTCAGCACGTCAGATCGTCGACGGCGAGGTCTCCGCGCTGGGCACGAGTGCACCGATCGATCTGCTGGCGCCGCAGATCACGAACATCGCCGACGGTCAGCAGGTGCCGCTCGAGACCAGTGACGTCAATGGCAACGGCGACCTCGATGACGTGCTGGTCACCGCCGTCGGCGATGTCGGCTGGGGGATGCAGTTCCGCCGTGACGACCAGGTCTCATCCTTCGTGCACGAGGCCTCCGGGTCCCCGATGACCTTCGTCAGCAGCCCGCACGTGCCAGGGCCGGCCACGATGTCCGTGCGCTATGTGGACCTCCAGTCCGACCGCGAGGGAGCCTGGTACTCGGTCACGTTCACGGTGGTGAATCCGTAG
- a CDS encoding AAA family ATPase, with translation MTVPPAAPGSDSPDHRPAHEQPQDGPPPYGQPAQGRPDDAQPQEGTQPHGYQQPQGYGRQQENSQPQEYSQPQGYGQPQSYAPQQGQQGYAPVEHERRREPEPESEEQRRIRSALADVRTEVAKSVVGQDAAVTGLVIALLCRGHVLLEGVPGVAKTLLTRTLGATLELEMKRVQFTPDLMPGDVTGSLVYDARTAEFSFREGPVFTNLMLADEINRTPPKTQASLLEAMEERQVSVDGDPRPLPDPFMVIATQNPVEYEGTYPLPEAQLDRFLLKLLLPLPERTDEIEVLNRHAHKFDPRDLAGAGVGKVAGPADLEAARADVANVEVGPQVLAYIVDVCRATRTSPSLSLGVSPRGATALLATARAWAWMSGRRYVTPDDVKALAHPTLRHRVQLRAEAELEGITAESVLDGILGSVPVPR, from the coding sequence ATGACCGTTCCTCCGGCAGCACCCGGCTCCGACTCCCCCGACCACCGGCCAGCGCACGAGCAGCCGCAGGACGGGCCGCCTCCGTACGGACAGCCCGCGCAGGGCCGGCCTGACGACGCGCAGCCACAGGAGGGCACGCAGCCGCACGGCTACCAGCAGCCCCAGGGGTACGGCCGGCAGCAGGAGAACAGCCAGCCGCAGGAGTACAGCCAGCCGCAGGGGTACGGACAGCCGCAGTCGTATGCACCGCAGCAGGGCCAGCAGGGCTACGCGCCGGTGGAGCACGAGCGCCGCCGCGAACCCGAACCGGAGTCCGAGGAGCAGCGCCGCATCCGGTCGGCACTGGCGGACGTGCGTACGGAGGTGGCCAAGTCCGTCGTCGGGCAGGACGCCGCCGTCACGGGCCTGGTGATCGCCCTACTGTGCCGCGGGCACGTGCTGCTCGAGGGGGTGCCGGGCGTGGCCAAGACGCTGCTGACCCGCACCCTCGGGGCCACGCTCGAGCTGGAGATGAAGCGCGTCCAGTTCACCCCCGACCTCATGCCCGGTGACGTGACCGGCTCGCTGGTCTACGACGCCCGCACGGCCGAGTTCTCCTTCCGGGAGGGGCCGGTGTTCACGAACCTGATGCTCGCCGACGAGATCAACCGCACCCCGCCGAAGACCCAGGCCTCGCTGCTGGAGGCGATGGAGGAGCGGCAGGTCAGCGTCGACGGTGACCCGCGCCCGCTGCCGGATCCGTTCATGGTGATCGCCACCCAGAACCCGGTCGAGTACGAGGGCACCTACCCGCTGCCCGAGGCGCAGCTGGACCGGTTCCTGCTCAAGCTGCTGCTGCCGCTGCCCGAGCGCACCGACGAGATCGAGGTGCTGAACCGGCACGCGCACAAGTTCGACCCGCGCGACCTCGCCGGCGCCGGCGTAGGCAAGGTGGCCGGCCCCGCCGACCTCGAGGCGGCGCGGGCCGATGTGGCGAACGTGGAGGTGGGGCCGCAGGTGCTGGCCTACATCGTCGATGTCTGCCGGGCGACCAGGACCTCCCCCTCGCTCTCGCTCGGGGTCTCCCCGCGCGGGGCGACGGCGTTGCTCGCCACCGCGCGGGCGTGGGCGTGGATGTCGGGGCGCCGCTACGTCACCCCCGACGACGTCAAGGCGCTCGCGCACCCGACCCTGCGCCACCGGGTGCAGCTGCGCGCGGAGGCCGAGCTCGAGGGCATCACCGCCGAGTCCGTGCTGGACGGCATCCTCGGGTCGGTCCCGGTTCCCCGCTGA